The Muntiacus reevesi chromosome 7, mMunRee1.1, whole genome shotgun sequence genome includes a region encoding these proteins:
- the LOC136172056 gene encoding olfactory receptor 11G2-like, producing MNVSSRETTHPVTHFILLGFPSSPEMQLLYFGLFSAAYILTLMGNTAIVCAVRWDQRLHTPMYIFLGNFSFLEICYVTTTVPNMLANFLSSSKSISFVSCFAQFYFFFSFGCDEGFYLCIMAFDRYLAICHPLHYSRVMTKDLYTGLVIFGWSGGFILFVTPVVLISRLPFCNPNIIDHFICDPVPLMMLSCSEDTTTQLIYSTFNVIFMIGTFLFILCAYALVILAVIRLPSAASKHKAFSTCASHLAVVILFFGSVMVMYVSPGSGHPAKRQKFITLFYSVITPLCNPLIYSFRNKKIKAALMKVLRLDNTLIKYK from the coding sequence ATGAATGTGTCCAGCAGAGAAACCACCCACCCTGTTACCCACTTTATCCTCCTGGGCTTTCCCTCAAGCCCAGAAATGCAGCTCCTCTACTTCGGGCTCTTCTCAGCAGCCTATATCCTGACCCTGATGGGGAACACGGCCATTGTCTGTGCTGTGCGGTGGGATCAGCGCCTTCACACCCCCATGTACATCTTCTTGGGGAATTTCTCTTTCCTGGAAATATGTTATGTCACCACAACCGTCCCTAATATGCTAGCCAACTTCCTGTCCTCAAGCAAGTCCATCTCCTTTGTGAGTTGTTTTGCACAGTTCTACTTCTTCTTCTCTTTTGGGTGTGACGAGGGCTTCTACCTTTGCATCATGGCCTTTGACAGGTATCTTGCCATCTGCCATCCTCTGCATTACTCACGCGTCATGACTAAAGACCTCTACACTGGCCTCGTCATCTTTGGGTGGTCCGGTGGGTTCATTCTCTTTGTAACCCCAGTTGTTCTCATTTCACGGTTGCCCTTTTGCAACCCAAATATCATCGACCATTTTATATGTGATCCTGTCCCATTGATGATGCTGTCCTGTTCTGAAGACACCACCACACAACTCATTTACTCTacttttaatgttattttcatgATCGGCACCTTTCTCTTCATCCTTTGCGCCTATGCACTGGTGATTCTGGCTGTGATAAGGTTGCCCTCAGCAGCCAGCAAACAcaaggctttctctacttgtgctTCTCATCTGGctgtggtaattctgttttttggCTCTGTTATGGTGATGTATGTTAGTCCTGGATCAGGACACCCAGCGAAAAGGCAAAAATTCATTACCTTGTTTTATTCTGTGATAACACCTTTATGCAATCCTCTAATATATAGCTTCAGGAATAAGAAGATAAAGGCTGCCCTTATGAAAGTCTTGAGATTGGACAACACgttaataaaatacaaatga